One Ostrea edulis chromosome 6, xbOstEdul1.1, whole genome shotgun sequence genomic window, GAAAAAAGCACGGACAGATAATATTATATCTAATCTATAGAAAACTAAAGAGGTAAATGAACAAAAATGTTAAATAGTTATAGAAAGGAATTTATCAGTGTGTAATAACAATAATGAAAATCACATTTAATTTCAAATGACTAAGCAATGTCTAATGTTAATTTCCCTTTGCTTCAAAATGCCAATGCCAAAGCATAATATATGTgtatcaaatacaaaatatatcacaaaTATCTTAATTAGAAGACAGAAATTATGTTTGTCCTTTTCGCCCATCTTGGTAACACTGGCACCCTATCTGGTTTTTCTTTTCACAACTCTGACCTGCAAATAAGGAAGAAATATAGCATGGAATCAAACTGTTATGTatacatttaatacatgtatatcccctcCCAGAATTATGTGCATATATatgaatgcatgtttcattCTATGTGTATGTAATTGTGTGACGACTATAAGAATACTGTAATACTTtgctttattatatacccatcaatgtatcgttcgttgatactgtggatttcacagcgtgtgatccggttttccggatcaccacgctgtggttttctgattccgtcacaatgcatcaacgcaacgttatttgtggaaaatattgaccgcgtcacaaaacaaaactacgtacacaaaacataatttcatggtatgtctgtgtttttgataatttggattacatttatcatcttataaatgtggatttaaaatgcagaagtgagtatataataaatttatcattattacaataacttgatccgaagagttggatcacgtctcgttgacaggcgcggatcatcagatcaaactcgacgcttcgcttctcgtgatctgatgatccgcgcctgtcaactcgacctgatccgactcttcggattaagttactgtagtaataatatatatacctCATATCTATATTCATGACACCAATGATTAAAACAGAAACAATATATCTACACATTCCAAAATATAATGCCTGTTATCTGATATATAATTGCAAAATGATCTTTAATAGCTAGGCTTTCATCACAACCACTGAATTTACTCCATGTCATTATTCTGTTGGCTAAGTTACTAATTTACTCTATATTTGAATCAGAATGTCTTCTCTCAACAAACTTTTTTGTTAAAAGCATTTATAAACTGTAAAACTCTGTTTAGATTCCTAAAAGAGAGTCCTTAACTCAAATTTATAGTGCCAGTAAGATGAAGACAAACaaatcaaaacaagaggcccacaggccttattagCCACCTGAAAATCAGTTACAAGTTAATGTCAACAttcttgttctgcatatctaagcttaATTCTAATAAtcaccaacagtataaaacaatacTTATATGCTTCCGAAAATggccatactgatgaaagactttacataatataatatagacAATAATCAATTTAATAGTTTAAGTGACGAGTTTACTCTGATTCACGACCTAAAATCATATTAAGTCAAGCGTAATATTGTATATGATTATTCTTATAACCAGTTAACAGTTCACTTACAACAGATTCCTTTGAAAGGTTGGAGACATGCTGGCCCAAAACTGTCATTGTTGAATAGAAATCTCCATCTTCTGGAGGAACTTGATAAGGATTGAAAGAAGAAGCCTTGGGGGTACAGGGGATGTTCATGATCTTTTCCGACCTTAAATGTTCCTTCCACCAACTGATGTGTTCGTCGCTTAACTTCCCTCCTGCCTGCCATTTTCTAAGGTCTGTCATCATCAAGTCAAAAGCCCTGGACCCCTTCTCTGCTACTAAATGAAGTTGTTCCGGGTCCAGGTTATACGCTTCAGCCAGTTGGGTTACGTCTACTGTTTTGTATTCAGCAGCTTTATAAGGCCATTCCTTATACCCCATCAGAACTTTCCCATGGTCCTCCTTAAATCTAAATATGTGTGGACTGCTGTGGCCAGTAAGCGAGACTGGGGATGCCATTCCCAACTTCCTGTAGTCCCAGAGCCCATTCAGATGCATAATCATCGGTATAGGATGATATGCATCCTTCATCAGACTCTGGAGCACAGGAAGTGTAGGGATGGACTTCCCAGATAAGTGGACGGACAGTCTTGAAAACATCTGGTCCACATCCTCATGTGTATGACCAACCATTAGGAAAGACAGCTTAATCTGAAAATTTAACACAGATTTAGGAGTGATTGATATGTTCAACATAAAAAGAAGTTTGAAATAAACCCTACAATAAGAGGCTTATAGACCTTAATAGCCATCGAATAACAGACATATCTGTTCAATGGACTTCTAAATCCAGCATAAAGTTATCTGAATATTACACTTTTacaatgtacagtaaaacatggataCAGCAAATACCCGCCTCCTCATACTGAATTTATGCTTACAACCAGAAGATTTTCATTCTCTTATTTTGATACAtatccagtgcgcatgacctttaaccttttgaccccaaaatcgatagggaacatcttcatcccatgggtagtttatatgtatgatatggtgactgtaggtggaaaggataacgctttagagcccggaaaccatattgttacttcaatgtccagtgcacttgacctttgaccttttgaccccaaaatcaatagggaacatcttcatcccatgggtaatccatatgtctgatatggtgactgtaggtgtaaaggataatgctttagagcccgaaaaccatattgctacttcaatgtccagtgcgcttgacctttgacctcttgaccccaaaatcgatagggaacatcttcatcccatgggtagtccatatgtatgatatggtgactgtaggtggaaaggataacgctttagagcccggaaaccatattgctacttcgatgtccagtgtgcttgacctttgaccttttgaccccaaaatcgatagggaacatcttcatcccatgggtagtccatatatatgatatggtgacggtaggtgaaaaggataatgctttagagcccgaaaaccattgcgtctacagacggatggacaaacggacagacagacggacaacccgattccagtatacccatTAAACAAATATGCTTACCTTCTTGAAAATTTTCCTCTGCACCAAATTGGCCAGGAACCCCATTAAGATGAAATTCTTATTATCCTTTGCAGAATTGTCTGCTTGTATGTATAAAGTAGGTGGGAGGGAATTTTCCTGAAAATTGAAAGTGAATATATTGAACAACTGGAAATGGCAAtctaattttgtaattttaaatttaaatcagGGAGTATTTTAATGAAGGAAACACCACTCTGAAGTTGTAGTTAAAGGAGTATCAGATCATAAAATGGTAAATCTAACATTGATTTTCATGGATGAACTTGACCTCTAAAAgtcaaaggttttttttatcttgtttCTACAGTTCAACAAGTATCATTCATCATCAATGGTtctatataatgtataaatatGCCCCATACTAAACCTGGGCCCATGACCTGAATTAActcgaatctgcactacatgtcAATGCTAGCATATCAAAATGACTAATCATAACCCTGCTATGAAAGAATGGCAGACAATGAATGAACaagcgatcagaaaaactcaaTTGAGCTTagagctcaggtgagctaataatatatgtataatgtacatTCTGTACTGTACCTCTGAAATATCATTCAGGACCTCAAGGAGACAATTGATGGTGATGTTACAGTCCATCCCAAATTTGTCTGtccatgtaaatatataggacTTCTTTTGCCCATGCGCTAGTACGCCAGTGACATGGTGGTGTAGTCGTGTCAAATTTGCATCTCCCtgtgaaaaattaaacaatgTATTTCTTAAATTGACTAACCAAGCACTTTATACAAGGATATGCAGGcattttttagggtctgtaggggtCTGAAATAAGgtcccattcccaatgctaaaaggcaggtatttttcccatttttgctttgaaattcctaAACAATGAAACCAAATCCAGCAGGGTAGCCTAATCATTTATAAATCTTCACACTCCcccagattacaatttttgcttcagAATTcttaagtaaacctaattttttggcctctgcttatttgaatgCGGTAaactttgaccaaattgaaagtcagaaggagcCGAATTATACCTTAAGGTTGAtcaatcctcatgtgatgtcataagtttttgcaaaatctttatctaattaaattttgtgcgtgattgaaatatatctttcagaggaattttattcactgaataagataaaaaaaattggtaaacttttgatactgaaaaagtttaccaaatttttccatagataatcaattatttataggtaatgtttaaaatgttgtcgagggcaataactcctatgctggaatttcttctactgcatgtctatgtcacgatttccctaatatccacaataaatttttatatatctatgaattatcagttttcttacactgttgacatttaaattttttcctTTCAACAAGTTTCTATTAATTTTCACCATTCTGTTTAactaaaatgtgtgattttttatgttgatatatactcCTGTTTTTGTATGTCCGACAtatttaaaaaggtggcaacatttTCTACGGTTATTGAttagattaaactatattgagtggaaattaatagtttttccacttttaaccatcaATATTGAGAAGTCACATGAGGACTGACCCACGTTAAAgcactttgaattgaatttttccCCATTTCTTTGTACATGAaacattttttcccaatttcaagcaaatgtcacTCTTTTTCCCAATCCGAAAGGCCCTGGCCcctgaaatcaagaccttaaaaaactCTGATATGTTTGCTCCATTTACTATTGTTTTTAGAAGCTGAATTCAAGGCTGTGCAATGTAATGAGGCAGAATTCTTTCCTTTCTAACACAACTGCAAGTGTTTGTTATTATGCTTGaattcagaatttaaaaaactAAATAATGAGGCAAGGAATGAATTTAtagcattttattattttttctttatcaCTTTTGGATGATAAGTCAATTTTAGCTGAACTTTACCATTTGGTGgaaaagaagtaaaaaatgtgacACCTTTAAATGCAGATATACCTAATGGCAAACAGATCTCCAACATAGTACGAATCATGCACTTTGGTCAGACCTTTTGAAGTTTCATTTCATGTGACCTAAGAGCATGTATTTTCCatattcaaataattttctAGGATTTTATATGGCATCCACTGTTATATGTTTCCCACCATCAGCTTTTTACAGTGGCTAGTCCAAAGTAAATACGAGATATCTGTAGTTTGTGAAGTTTAAAACTAACCTTATGGTAGGTTGGAAAACGTGGCAGATTTGTCTTCGACTGGTCCATATTGTCGATGATGATCGAGATATATTTCTTCTTGTTTTCCACTGCTTTCTTAGCATGTTTGTAGTACTTTTCCCTTGCAATTCTGTaaacaataaatgaaaataaatactgAAATCAAAAACTGAAAATTGATACCCAATTCAGAACAGATACCTAATAAGTGAAAAAAGAGTGTGCCAAGATTAGGGATAGATATAACTACacaaagatcctgggttgatgtcttcaaggtgtgaacacatttaaggagggagaaATGTGACAATCAGACAGCATCAATcagtgctgagcataggcctacattttgcagcccttcaccggcaatggtgacgtctccatatgagtgaaaataatataaaatcaatcaactCAACCGATCATCATTGCCCAGATAGCTCCATTAGCAGACCACCCTACTGGACATTCAACCTCAGAGCCTGGGATCAAGTCAATTAAAATTCCTGCAATTCAATCATCAATCTTTGTTAGGGTCAGTTGATTAATCTCTTGTATCTTCATTTGGCAAAGTGGTGAAACTTGCTTTCAAGTCACAACCATTGACATATTTCTATAATAGTGTCCAAGATAAAAATTGTAGCATGCATGGATAAATCTAGATAGTTATTCTTTAAATAGAATTTACCTGATTTATGATAATTTACACATACCGGGCAACTAGCAAGTGAGCTTTTTTCtgcttctcaagaacaacaagCTGTTCTTTGGTGAGCTTTTGGGTTTTCAACTGCTTTATCATGGCACATTCTTTACATTCCGTGAATGTggttctctaaaaaaaaaaaggataacATACTTGTATTACGCACTTGCTTCAGAGTATTAAAAAAACACTATCAATTTTCAATCACATGAGAATGTAGCTCTTTTTAAACTGCAGCAATTATCGTGTTCCCCAAGCtaagtttggaaacattttgtttttagtgTTTCTTATTATCATTAATCTTATTATTCttgcttcattttgattggataacactaaaatgtcaaaaatacaaaaactgtATGTAAAATGATTGTGTAGAAGCTCAATGACACCAATTTTAAAAGGGggatgtttggggaacatatatAATGGTCCCCTTTACAATTAGAACTTGTTACAATTGCAATGAAGATTAACTTTACTTTACATTTGTACTACCGGTATATTTGGTGAAAATCCAACATAGCTCTGACAAGAAAACTCTATTTCTCATTTTTGGAAGGAGAGGTGCATATACATG contains:
- the LOC125678464 gene encoding uncharacterized protein LOC125678464 — translated: MVYGHKRSAEATNFLNNLATKQGEKQPDKPCIMLPTCLSQKNAYEEYVKEHDKPFCYRHFQRVWKERYPEMKASERTTFTECKECAMIKQLKTQKLTKEQLVVLEKQKKAHLLVARIAREKYYKHAKKAVENKKKYISIIIDNMDQSKTNLPRFPTYHKGDANLTRLHHHVTGVLAHGQKKSYIFTWTDKFGMDCNITINCLLEVLNDISEENSLPPTLYIQADNSAKDNKNFILMGFLANLVQRKIFKKIKLSFLMVGHTHEDVDQMFSRLSVHLSGKSIPTLPVLQSLMKDAYHPIPMIMHLNGLWDYRKLGMASPVSLTGHSSPHIFRFKEDHGKVLMGYKEWPYKAAEYKTVDVTQLAEAYNLDPEQLHLVAEKGSRAFDLMMTDLRKWQAGGKLSDEHISWWKEHLRSEKIMNIPCTPKASSFNPYQVPPEDGDFYSTMTVLGQHVSNLSKESVVRVVKRKTR